The sequence TGATTACTCTGATTTGAACCACTTCCCGCATTCATAAAAGAAAGATACGCTGAAATAAGGAGGGTCGAACGGTGATGGGTTGCCGTGAAAGGAGCTGCAAATACCGCAAAGGCTTCTCCATGATGCCCAATAAAATTCGCAAAAAAGAGGGAGTGCTCCGCCGAATACTGTTTTGCCAACTCGGCTCCTTCGCCAATGAAGCAGTTTGACACAATAGAGGCATCGAGTAACACAGCATTTTCATTAATAATGAAATTATCCGCAATAACCCCCGTGCCAATACGCACAGCACCCTCCATGGTACTATTTATGGAACCATTTCGCAGGCGTTCTGCCCCAGTAATACGGGCATTTTCTCCAATAGCAACATTCACAATGTTTCTGGAGCTCACAATGCGTGTATAATCTCCTACCCACCCTCGTGTTCCCCGTTTTTTATCAATACAGTGCTGTGCAAAGCAACGAAGCTTTTCCATCATACGAGGTCGATGGCGATAAAACACATAGAAGTAGGCAAATTGCGCACTGAGAGAATCAAACATGGGGACGGCACGCCCCCCTTTTTCATTGAGAACCCGTACGGAAACACCATTGCCGAAGGTGCTCTCTCCTTTTACATAGAGGGCATCGACATTTTCAATAAGAACATTATTGCCAATGGTGTAATTTGCAATATAGTTATGAACCCGATGAATAAGGGTGTCACTGCCAATTTCACAGTTGTGAATACGAACATCATATACCCCGGAAGGGGTTTTTATTCCTGCAGCATTCGTAAAACTGCGCCGAAAACACCCCAAGCGTACTTCGCCGGAAAAACGAGTGTTTCGCACACGGCTCTGATCAAAGGGCGGTTGAACATGAACGCAACTCCAATCCTCCGCTGAACAGCCATTTTTTTCAAGCGCCTCGATTTCCCCTGAAGTAAGCTCGCGATATTCCATATATCACCATGATTGTGTTTAAGTTATGAGTAGTATACTACGCAATTCTACATTGTGCCAGTCTTTTTTAGATCATCAAGAAAAAGAGAGCCATCAAAGATTTTCTTTGCCGGACCTGTCATATACACAGAATCGTCCACCGCTCCGCCCCACTGAATGTGTAAATCCCCCCCCGCAAGATGAACCGTTACACTTGTACCATGACGATTGGTCAAAACCCCGGCAACCACCGCGGCGCATGCTCCCGTTCCGCACGCCATGGTTTCACCGCAACCGCGTTCCCACACACGCATCTCAACCTCAGTAGGAGAAATACATCGAATAAACTCAACATTGGCTTTATGGGGAAAGATATCCATCTGCTCAATACGAGGGCCATCCTCCTGTACCATCTTCGTGGTTATCTGGGGAACATGTAGTACAACATGGGGGTTTCCCATGGACACAGCCGTCATGGTGTATGTCCGATCGCCCAGAGATAAAGGGGCGTTCACACAGGTATCACTCTCCCAGACAAGGGGGATATTCTCCGTAGTAAGAATGGGAACCCCCATATCAACCCGAAACCCCTTCGGATCAGCAGTGACTTCCTTTATACCGGCTGCAGTCTCAACGGCCATACTCGCTTGAGTCCACCCGCGCTTTTCCTGCACAAAGGCTGCAAAACAGCGAATGCCGTTACCGCACATTTCAGCTTCACTCCCGTCACTATTATATATACGCATGCGGAAGTCTCCCGCCCCCTCAGGGGGAAGGAGAAAAATTACTCCATCGGCACCAACGCCAAAGTCAGGGTCGCATAGGGCGGGGACAAAGGATTTTATTTTCGTGTCATCATCATCAATAAGAAGAAAGGTATTACCTAAACCGCTCATTTTCGTAAAAGAGATATTCATACTACCATCCGGGAAAAGATGCATCTAAGATATTTTGACTTATTAGTTCTACAGCCCTGCTCCGCCCAATTTGTTCACTCTCACTGTGCGCATCATACACGCCGCGTTCATGAAGCATGCCTGAAAAGAGAGTATCCCGCTCTACCGCATCAATAAACAGGACCTCCACCTGTACATAAATGGAGTAGGAGGAAATTTCCGTGTCGTGCCGCGCCCCGCGATACTCTTCCGCCTCTTCTCGATACTGACGAATGGTTGCCTGCAAATGAGCATCTCCATCAGAACCAACCACAGAAAGGCCACGTCGCCCAAAGAGAGCACGAAGGCTGTCGGTCAGCTCTTCATCGAGACCGTATACCAAAGCCGCATCATCGGCAAGGGGGATTTCCACCCGTCGAATATGGGGTGGAATGGAGGTGCCGTGAAAACTATAATAGGCACACCCCGTAACACAGAGAAAGGTGACAACAAGCCACCTAAGAGAGCCCATGTTCCAACTCCAGAAAACGTCGGGCCCGATCTGCACGAAGACGATCCAGAGTATCCGACGTGGGGCTGTCTATCTCTGAAGAGAGAGCAATGCTGCTCTGCATAAGCTCTGCGGTAATACTGTTTATGGTGTCCACAGAGCAAAAATCAACGATGCCACACGCTATGCCGAGACGAATATTGGACGTCAGATTGAGCATTTGTGAAATGGAGAGAAGTCGGGCATATTTTAAATATCCCAGGGAGCGAAAGACCTTATCTTCCAATTCAAGCGGAGCTTCTTCCATAAGAATCCTCCGCGCCTCTTTCTCCTTTTCAGCCACGGAGGCAAAGACGTCCTCCGCTTGCGCCATAATCTCTTCCTCCGTGTCACCCGCATAGGCTCCTGCAGTTACTGTAAAAAGAGCACCCCACGCATCCGACCCCGCGCGAAACTTCCCCTCTGCAGCACAGCCCAACTGACTGATACCGCTCAATACATCGGTAATTGTATCCGTGAGAACAAGGGCTGGCAAATGCATGGTTCCTTCCACGGAGAGCCCCGTACCGCAATCTTTCACCCGCGAGAGAAGAAACCCATTTTTATCAGTGTAGGCATAGGGAAGATATTCACCTAATACGGTATCCGCATCATTCACCCGCTTCCACCCCTCTGCCATACAGGCGGGAGACACATCGGCAAACAGGGCAAGATGATTTTCTCCGTTCACGGTCATTATCGGCTCTGACTGGTGTAAGGCCACCCCGCGATCACCATCCTCCTTTGTCACCGCCAGGGAGATGTAGTCGCGTTCAAAAAGAAGAGTCTTCTCAACATCGTGCAAAGAGCTAATATTCAACACCTCGTACTGCGGGGAGAGCCGTTGCGATGCCGTTGTAACTTCCTGAAACACCATGCTTTTCTCCATGAGAGAGGCTTGGGAAGGAAAGGGATATTTCTCAAGATTTCGTGACAATTTCAACCGCACTGCCAATAGGGCAGACGCATCCGTTTTGCGTAACCAGAGGGGTTTTTCCCGTACAAGAGCTTCCATATTCATTTATAAACCAGTCTCCATTCTATGTATTTTGTCGCGCAATACTGCGGCAAGCTCATATTTCTGTTTTTTAACGGCCCGATCAAGCTCATAGCGCAAATACTCTATCTCAGAGTGAAACCCCTTTGTTTTCGCGTAGTGATAGGGTTTCCCGTGATAATATCTACTCCGCCGGTTTGCCCGTAATTTCTCACGGACAACACCATCAAAGGTGTCATAACAACTACGGCATCCTGCTTGAAGATCTTTCTGAAAGGCGCTCTCTTTTTTTCCACAGCGGTAACAACGTTTCTCAGGAGGGACAAACTCATCAACCTCCTGCTCGTCGACAGAGGAAAATTCTTCTTGCTCCTCATCAAACTCTTCATACTCCTCAAAGGAATCAAGCTCTTCACGCAAAGGGTCGGGCACGTTAATACCCATCTTCTCTGCACACTCCGTGCAGATATGCCGACTGTGCGTATCGCGTCCTTCCACTTGCGTAAGCATAATTGTGGCGGGGTTCTCCCCGCACGACTCACACATTTTCATAGGGTACATCCTTTTTTTCCAATATGCCGTTTTGCAAGACCAGACAATAGTCCATAGCACGGGCTACTTCATAATCATGCGTGGCGATAACAACGGTTTGACCGGTATTTTTGTTTAACTCACGGAGCAGGTGAAGAAATTTTTCGGTATTCTCTCGATCCAGATTGCCCGTAGGCTCATCGGCAATAACAACCGTTGGCTCATTGAAGAGCGCACGACCCAGGGCGATACGCTGCTTCTCTCCGCCGGACAATTCCGATGGGTAGTGGTTATCACGCCCAACCACTCCAAGAGTTTTTAGAAGCTCTTTGGCACGGCGCCGTGCCTTCTTCAGCGGCGTGTGTGCAATCAATCCCGGAAGAAAGATGTTTTCACAGGCAGTAAAATCATTGAGTAAATGATGAAACTGAAAAACAAAGCCAATTTCCCGATTTCGCACCCGCGTAATCTCATGCTCCTGCAAGAGGTCAATGCGGTGGCCGCCGATAGATACCTCGCCTGATGAGGGAATATCCAGCCCACCCATAATCTGCATAAGCGTTGTTTTTCCTGAACCGGACGCCCCCATGACAGCCACCATATCCCCTGCACCTATGGAAAGAGAGATCCCCCGTAATACATGTACCGGAGCAGTGGTGTCTGAGAAGGTTTTATGAATATTTCGCAGGACAATCATTTAATCAATCCTTACGGCTTCTGCCGGAATAAGTTTTGAGGCCCGCCACGCCGGATAGAGAGCTGCAAGCAGGCACAGAATATTTGCAGCAACAAATACGGAAATGACATCACGAGGCATAAGCAG comes from Chitinivibrio alkaliphilus ACht1 and encodes:
- the dapF gene encoding diaminopimelate epimerase — protein: MNISFTKMSGLGNTFLLIDDDDTKIKSFVPALCDPDFGVGADGVIFLLPPEGAGDFRMRIYNSDGSEAEMCGNGIRCFAAFVQEKRGWTQASMAVETAAGIKEVTADPKGFRVDMGVPILTTENIPLVWESDTCVNAPLSLGDRTYTMTAVSMGNPHVVLHVPQITTKMVQEDGPRIEQMDIFPHKANVEFIRCISPTEVEMRVWERGCGETMACGTGACAAVVAGVLTNRHGTSVTVHLAGGDLHIQWGGAVDDSVYMTGPAKKIFDGSLFLDDLKKTGTM
- the lptE gene encoding LPS assembly lipoprotein LptE; translation: MGSLRWLVVTFLCVTGCAYYSFHGTSIPPHIRRVEIPLADDAALVYGLDEELTDSLRALFGRRGLSVVGSDGDAHLQATIRQYREEAEEYRGARHDTEISSYSIYVQVEVLFIDAVERDTLFSGMLHERGVYDAHSESEQIGRSRAVELISQNILDASFPGW
- a CDS encoding ATP--guanido phosphotransferase, coding for MNMEALVREKPLWLRKTDASALLAVRLKLSRNLEKYPFPSQASLMEKSMVFQEVTTASQRLSPQYEVLNISSLHDVEKTLLFERDYISLAVTKEDGDRGVALHQSEPIMTVNGENHLALFADVSPACMAEGWKRVNDADTVLGEYLPYAYTDKNGFLLSRVKDCGTGLSVEGTMHLPALVLTDTITDVLSGISQLGCAAEGKFRAGSDAWGALFTVTAGAYAGDTEEEIMAQAEDVFASVAEKEKEARRILMEEAPLELEDKVFRSLGYLKYARLLSISQMLNLTSNIRLGIACGIVDFCSVDTINSITAELMQSSIALSSEIDSPTSDTLDRLRADRARRFLELEHGLS
- a CDS encoding UvrB/UvrC motif-containing protein, whose product is MKMCESCGENPATIMLTQVEGRDTHSRHICTECAEKMGINVPDPLREELDSFEEYEEFDEEQEEFSSVDEQEVDEFVPPEKRCYRCGKKESAFQKDLQAGCRSCYDTFDGVVREKLRANRRSRYYHGKPYHYAKTKGFHSEIEYLRYELDRAVKKQKYELAAVLRDKIHRMETGL
- a CDS encoding ABC transporter ATP-binding protein, with amino-acid sequence MIVLRNIHKTFSDTTAPVHVLRGISLSIGAGDMVAVMGASGSGKTTLMQIMGGLDIPSSGEVSIGGHRIDLLQEHEITRVRNREIGFVFQFHHLLNDFTACENIFLPGLIAHTPLKKARRRAKELLKTLGVVGRDNHYPSELSGGEKQRIALGRALFNEPTVVIADEPTGNLDRENTEKFLHLLRELNKNTGQTVVIATHDYEVARAMDYCLVLQNGILEKKDVPYENV